From one Marmota flaviventris isolate mMarFla1 chromosome 1, mMarFla1.hap1, whole genome shotgun sequence genomic stretch:
- the Arf5 gene encoding ADP-ribosylation factor 5, with protein sequence MGLTVSALFSRIFGKKQMRILMVGLDAAGKTTILYKLKLGEIVTTIPTIGFNVETVEYKNICFTVWDVGGQDKIRPLWRHYFQNTQGLIFVVDSNDRERVQESADELQKMLQEDELRDAVLLVFANKQDMPNAMPVSELTDKLGLQHLRSRTWYVQATCATQGTGLYDGLDWLSHELSKR encoded by the exons ATGGGCCTCACCGTGTCCGCGCTCTTTTCGCGGATCTTCGGGAAGAAGCAGATGCGGATCCTCATGG TTGGCTTGGATGCAGCTGGCAAGACTACGATCCTGTACAAACTGAAGTTGGGGGAGATTGtcaccaccatccccaccatAG GCTTCAACGTGGAAACAGTGGAATATAAGAACATCTGTTTCACAGTCTGGGATGTGGGAGGCCAGGACAAGATTCGGCCTCTGTGGCGGCACTACTTCCAGAACACTCAG GGCCTCATCTTTGTGGTGGACAGTAATGACCGGGAGCGGGTCCAGGAGTCTGCTGATGAACTCCAGAAGATG CTGCAGGAGGACGAGCTGCGGGATGCGGTGCTGCTGGTGTTTGCCAACAAGCAGGACATGCCCAATGCCATGCCTGTGAGTGAGCTGACTGACAAGCTGGGGCTACAGCACTTGCGCAGCCGTACG TGGTACGTCCAGGCCACCTGTGCCACCCAAGGCACAGGCCTGTATGATGGGCTGGACTGGCTGTCCCATGAGCTGTCAAAGCGTTAA
- the Fscn3 gene encoding fascin-3, with protein MDEMEWTTRHPKAEDLRVGLLNWAGTYLTFEAYKNTVTTTAKSLGRKQTWELLVSNEHEAQAVIRLKSLQGLYLLCEADGTVSYGRPKNSHHGCFLLRFHRNGKWTLQCIISGRYLESNGEDVFCNSQVLSAYHMWTPRPALHVHVTLYSPVYHSYARADHTVGRIWVDAAVPCLEECGFLLHFQDGCYHLETSTHHFLSHVDRLVAQTSPQTAFHMQVRPGGLVALCDGEGGSLYPHGAHMLLGLGSNPMKGQEWFILQHFPTWVSLRSKARKFISVIYDAEVCAASEQLTPMSLFQFECDCEIPTLQLRSANGYYLAQRRHKSVIADGHPMESDTFFRVHWNCGKIILQSSNGRFLTTAANGLLMASATIPGPNEELGIRFANRPFLVLRGRYGYVGSSSEYDFIQCNMDEPDCIHLLPCRQGIYHFQAQGGSFWSITSFGSFRPWGKFALNFCIELHGSNLLTVLAPNGFYIRADRSGTLMADSEDVTKECIWEF; from the exons ATGGATGAAATGGAATGGACAACCAGACATCCTAAGGCAGAGGATCTAAGGGTTGGGCTCCTCAACTGGGCAGGAACTTACCTCACTTTTGAAGCATACAAAAATACAGTCACAACTACTGCAAAGAGTTTGGGCAGAAAACAG ACCTGGGAGCTCCTGGTTAGCAATGAACATGAGGCACAGGCTGTGATACGACTAAAGAGCTTGCAGGGTCTCTACCTTCTCTGTGAGGCAGATGGCACTGTGAGCTATGGCCGGCCAAAGAACAGCCACCATGGATGCTTCCTACTCCGTTTCCACCGGAATGGCAAGTGGACCCTCCAGTGCATAATCTCTGGTCGTTATCTGGAGTCCAATGGTGAGGATGTGTTCTGCAACTCCCAGGTCCTCTCTGCTTACCATATGTGGACCCCCCGGCCAGCCCTGCATGTCCACGTGACCCTGTACAGCCCTGTCTACCACAGCTACGCCCGGGCTGACCACACTGTGGGCCGCATCTGGGTGGATGCAGCAGTCCCCTGCCTGGAAGAATGTGGCTTCTTGTTGCACTTCCAAGATGGATGCTACCACCTGGAGACCTCTACTCACCACTTCTTGTCCCATGTAGACCGGCTGGTTGCCCAAACATCACCACAAACAGCTTTTCATATGCAAGTACGGCCTGGAGGGCTTGTGGCACTGTGTGATGGAGAAGGTGGTTCATTATATCCACATGGTGCACATATGCTCCTTGGCCTGGGCTCCAATCCCATGAAGGGCCAGGAGTGGTTCATCCTACAGCACTTCCCAACCTGGGTCAGCCTCAGGTCAAAGGCTCGGAAGTTCATTTCAGTCATCTACG ATGCTGAGGTGTGTGCTGCCTCTGAGCAATTGACCCCAATGTCATTGTTCCAGTTTGAATGTGACTGTGAGATCCCCACTTTGCAGCTTCGTTCAGCCAATGGCTACTACCTAGCCCAG CGGCGCCACAAGTCAGTGATAGCTGATGGGCATCCAATGGAGTCTGACACCTTCTTCCGTGTGCACTGGAATTGTGGCAAGATTATCCTGCAGTCTTCCAATGGGCGCTTTTTGACTACTGCTGCCAATGGCCTGCTGATGGCCAGTGCTACCATTCCAG GTCCAAATGAGGAGCTTGGGATTCGATTTGCCAACCGCCCTTTCCTTGTTTTGCGAGGTCGGTATGGGTATGTGGGCTCCTCATCAGAGTATGACTTCATACAGTGCAATATGGATGAACCCGACTGCATTCACCTTCTGCCCTGCCGTCAGGGCATCTACCACTTCCAGG cacaGGGTGGATCCTTCTGGTCAATAACATCCTTTGGCTCCTTCCGCCCTTGGGGAAAGTTTGCCCTCAACTTCTGCATAGAACTTCATGGAAGCAACTTGCTCACAGTGCTGGCACCCAATGGCTTTTACATTCGAGCCGACCGAAGTGGCACCCTAATGGCAGACAGCGAAGATGTTACCAAAGAGTGTATCTGGGAATTTTAG
- the Pax4 gene encoding paired box protein Pax-4 has product MQQDGISSMNQLGGLFVNGRPLPLDTRQQIVQLAVSGMRPCDISRSLKVSNGCVSKILGRYYRTGILEPKGIGGSKPRLATPPVVARIAQLKDQYPALFAWEIQRQLCAEGLCTQDKTPSVSSINRVLRVLQENQGLPWPQLRSSAVLAPALSIPHHGSEHPQGPTSGATHRNRTIFSPGQAEALEKEFQRGQYPDSVARGKLAAATSLPADTVRVWFSNRRAKWRRQEKLKWEMQLPGASQDLTVPRVSPWIISAQQPPGSIPTAALPALEPPGPSWSQLSLQAAPDRCLSDTPLQACLQPCWDCCAFLLPVAPPSCVDLAWPCLTAPPAHHVIGGAGEAAPTHYSHWP; this is encoded by the exons ATGCAGCAGGATG GGATCAGCAGCATGAATCAGCTGGGGGGACTTTTTGTGAATGGTCGGCCCCTGCCTCTGGACACCCGGCAGCAGATCGTGCAGCTAGCAGTCAGCGGTATGCGACCCTGTGATATCTCACGGAGCCTTAAG GTATCAAATGGCTGTGTGAGCAAGATTCTAGGGCGTTACTACCGCACAGGTATCTTGGAGCCCAAGGGTATTGGGGGAAGCAAGCCACGTCTGGCCACACCCCCTGTGGTGGCTCGAATTGCCCAGCTTAAAGACCAGTATCCGGCTCTCTTTGCTTGGGAGATCCAACGTCAGCTTTGTGCTGAAGGGCTTTGCACGCAGGACAAGACTCCCAGT GTCTCCTCCATCAATCGAGTCCTGAGGGTGCTACAGGAAAACCAAGGACTGCCCTGGCCACAGCTCAGGTCATCAG CTGTCTTGGCTCCAGCTCTTTCCATTCCACATCATGGCTCTGAGCATCCCCAAGGTCCCACCTCAGGGGCCACCCACCGAAATCGGACTATCTTCTCCCCAGGCCAAGCAGAGGCACTGGAGAAAG AGTTCCAGCGTGGGCAGTATCCTGATTCAGTGGCCCGTGGAAAACTGGCTGCTGCCACCTCTCTGCCTGCGGACACGGTGAGG GTCTGGTTTTCTAACAGAAGAGCCAAATGGCGCCGGCAAGAGAAGCTGAAGTGGGAAATGCAACTGCCAG GTGCTTCTCAGGATCTGACTGTACCAAGGGTGTCCCCATGGATCATCTCTGCACAG CAGCCCCCTGGCAGTATTCCCACAGCAGCTCTGCCAGCCCTGGAACCACCTGGTCCCTCCTGGTCTCAGCTGAGTTTGCAGGCAGCACCAGACAGGTGTCTGAGTGACACTCCTCTCCAAGCCTGTCTCCAGCCCTGCTGGG ATTGCTGtgccttcctccttcctgtgGCTCCCCCTTCCTGTGTGGACCTTGCCTGGCCCTGCCTCACTGCCCCTCCTGCGCATCATGTGATTGGAGGAGCTGGAGAGGCAGCACCCACCCACTACTCACACTGGCCTTAA